Proteins found in one Nocardia brasiliensis ATCC 700358 genomic segment:
- a CDS encoding MarR family winged helix-turn-helix transcriptional regulator produces the protein MSRRTEESVDEITEALLTASRVLVALSARSIASVDDTITIPQFRTLVILSTRGPSNVAALAGILGVRPSTATRMVDRLVAAELIDRKPNPHSRRELIVELTARGHEIVAAVTERRREEIAVVVAELPEADRHGLVHALTAFAAAGGATHGIADIESYQL, from the coding sequence ATGAGCCGCCGAACCGAGGAATCGGTCGATGAGATCACCGAGGCGCTGCTGACGGCGTCGCGAGTGCTGGTCGCGCTGTCCGCCCGATCGATCGCCTCCGTCGACGACACGATCACCATCCCGCAATTCCGGACGCTGGTCATCCTTTCCACGCGCGGGCCCTCCAATGTGGCGGCGCTCGCGGGCATTCTGGGCGTCCGGCCGTCTACGGCGACGCGCATGGTCGATCGCCTCGTCGCCGCGGAGCTGATCGATCGCAAGCCCAACCCGCATTCCCGCCGGGAGCTGATCGTCGAGTTGACCGCTCGCGGGCACGAGATCGTCGCCGCCGTCACCGAACGCCGCCGCGAGGAGATCGCCGTCGTGGTCGCCGAATTGCCCGAGGCCGACCGGCACGGCCTGGTGCACGCCCTCACCGCGTTCGCCGCGGCCGGCGGCGCCACCCACGGCATCGCCGACATCGAGAGCTATCAGCTGTGA
- a CDS encoding chitin-binding domain-containing protein, protein MKIRTAPVCRAGVLVAGAATAALPSLGVALLTLTTMAAVDLPDAAGRGAVIRQYAVVPLEAGVDFCQDANKDEGYYADPDDDAVFYRCLDSANRRMATLHFRCLDQARYDAQRSVCVVRRPD, encoded by the coding sequence GTGAAGATCCGAACCGCCCCCGTGTGCCGTGCGGGCGTGCTCGTCGCCGGGGCCGCGACCGCCGCGCTGCCGTCCCTGGGGGTCGCGTTGCTCACCCTGACGACCATGGCGGCGGTGGATCTGCCCGACGCGGCGGGCCGGGGTGCGGTGATCAGGCAGTACGCGGTCGTGCCGCTGGAGGCGGGCGTCGATTTCTGTCAGGACGCGAACAAGGACGAGGGGTATTACGCCGACCCCGACGACGACGCGGTGTTCTACCGCTGCCTGGATTCCGCGAACCGCCGCATGGCGACCCTGCACTTTCGCTGCCTCGATCAGGCCCGCTACGACGCGCAGCGTTCGGTCTGCGTGGTGCGCCGACCGGACTGA
- a CDS encoding class I SAM-dependent methyltransferase — protein sequence MDWVQPFFETAPLWWGPQTVQEKDFQRADAIARLGGPGVRRILELGAGSGITAAVTADRGYSVVAVELSATRARQAAERVEGRDLQVVEGDFYTVELDGPFDCVVYWNGFGIGTDAEQRTLLRRVSGEWLAPGGRMIVDVFSPWKWARIAGELEYDTYTIDLANSNDYDPVAGRFNDRWWPVGREAEALDQFGRCYAPADLLLLLEGTGLAAERMELDGVEILADQRYSARHPLWEAWEYRAVLRKSDPSDGAE from the coding sequence ATGGACTGGGTGCAACCGTTCTTCGAGACCGCGCCGCTCTGGTGGGGTCCACAGACGGTGCAGGAGAAAGACTTTCAGCGTGCCGACGCGATCGCCCGGCTGGGTGGTCCGGGTGTGCGGCGGATTCTGGAACTCGGCGCGGGCAGCGGCATCACCGCGGCCGTCACGGCAGATCGCGGCTACTCGGTGGTCGCGGTCGAATTGAGCGCGACGCGTGCGCGCCAGGCGGCGGAACGGGTCGAGGGGCGTGATCTGCAGGTGGTCGAGGGCGATTTCTATACCGTCGAGCTCGACGGGCCGTTCGATTGCGTGGTCTATTGGAACGGTTTCGGTATCGGCACCGACGCCGAGCAGCGCACCCTGCTGCGCCGGGTCAGCGGGGAATGGCTCGCACCCGGCGGCCGCATGATCGTCGACGTGTTCAGCCCCTGGAAGTGGGCGCGTATCGCCGGTGAGCTCGAATACGACACCTACACCATCGATCTGGCCAATTCGAACGACTACGACCCGGTGGCCGGTCGTTTCAACGACCGCTGGTGGCCCGTCGGCCGCGAGGCGGAAGCCCTCGATCAGTTCGGTCGCTGCTACGCCCCCGCGGACCTGCTGTTGCTACTGGAGGGAACGGGCCTGGCCGCCGAGCGAATGGAGCTGGACGGCGTGGAAATCCTTGCCGATCAACGGTATTCGGCGCGGCATCCGCTGTGGGAGGCCTGGGAGTATCGAGCGGTGCTGCGCAAGTCAGACCCGTCCGACGGTGCTGAATAG
- a CDS encoding MFS transporter: MVAAYRELFRSPGATALTTAGLLARMPLSMVGIGLITMVSQTSGSYALAGALAATYAVSTALAAPQISRLVDRLGQRRVIPVAALLSTIALAALLLTSALHGPGWLLFALAAAAGTAPSAPALVRARWTELHRNSPLLHTAFSWETVLDEVCFIVGPPVSLGLSVALFPQAGPLVAGLLLLTGTLWLAAQRGTEPARNAVGERPSLFSALGNRAVWTVTLVMVAMGTIAGTIDVASIAFAGLQGQPAAAGIVLSVYALGSCAAGFLFGTVKLARPIGQLLTLGIVATALMTLPLLFVTSIPALSVTVLISGMFFAPTLILAAQLVEAAVPAHALTEALTWSTAGLGFGIAIGPAAAGPIIDAHGANAGFWVAAAAGAVLLALAAVCRHTFRAMPTRPIAPAPATVPCSG, encoded by the coding sequence ATGGTCGCCGCCTACCGCGAACTGTTCCGTTCACCGGGAGCCACAGCACTGACCACCGCCGGTCTGCTCGCCCGCATGCCGCTGTCCATGGTCGGCATCGGACTGATCACGATGGTGTCGCAGACCAGCGGAAGTTACGCTCTGGCGGGCGCACTCGCGGCGACCTACGCGGTCTCGACGGCACTCGCCGCACCACAGATCTCGCGCCTGGTGGACCGCCTCGGGCAACGACGAGTGATACCCGTGGCAGCCCTGCTGAGCACCATCGCATTGGCAGCGCTGCTGCTGACCTCGGCCCTGCACGGACCGGGTTGGCTGCTGTTCGCACTGGCGGCCGCGGCGGGCACCGCACCCAGCGCTCCCGCTCTGGTGCGAGCCAGATGGACCGAGCTGCACCGCAATTCGCCGCTCTTGCATACCGCGTTCTCCTGGGAGACAGTGCTGGACGAGGTCTGCTTCATCGTCGGCCCGCCGGTATCACTCGGGTTGAGCGTCGCGCTCTTCCCGCAGGCAGGACCTCTGGTGGCAGGTTTGCTGCTGCTCACCGGAACACTGTGGCTGGCCGCGCAGCGCGGCACCGAACCGGCGCGAAATGCGGTGGGCGAGCGGCCGTCGCTGTTCAGCGCCTTGGGGAACCGGGCGGTATGGACAGTGACGCTGGTGATGGTCGCGATGGGCACCATCGCGGGCACGATCGATGTGGCGAGCATCGCCTTCGCCGGTCTACAGGGGCAGCCCGCGGCGGCCGGTATTGTGCTGTCGGTCTACGCCCTCGGCTCGTGCGCGGCCGGATTCCTTTTCGGCACAGTGAAACTCGCTCGACCGATCGGGCAACTCCTGACGCTGGGCATCGTCGCCACCGCACTGATGACGCTGCCGCTGCTGTTCGTGACATCCATTCCGGCACTGTCGGTCACGGTGCTGATCTCCGGAATGTTCTTCGCGCCCACGCTGATCCTGGCAGCCCAACTCGTCGAGGCCGCCGTCCCAGCGCACGCACTCACCGAGGCGCTCACCTGGTCCACGGCCGGGCTCGGTTTCGGCATCGCGATCGGTCCCGCCGCCGCAGGACCGATCATCGACGCGCACGGCGCGAACGCCGGATTCTGGGTCGCGGCGGCAGCGGGCGCGGTCTTACTCGCGCTCGCCGCCGTATGCCGCCACACCTTCCGCGCGATGCCGACGCGACCCATCGCGCCGGCACCTGCCACGGTGCCGTGCTCCGGTTGA
- a CDS encoding transglycosylase SLT domain-containing protein encodes MPDRRFFPLRRSSLREGCTVAIAAAGIVAVAASSAVSVADDSVPSRIALVADRHLAAQPVAAALPAPMPAPLPAPEPEPIPAPMPAPTYPDNLDGWIRQALDIMAANNIPGSYDGILRNVMRESTGNPQAINLWDSNAAAGIPSKGLLQVIDPTFRAYHVEGTSWDIYDPVANIAAACNYAARTYGSMDNVHGAY; translated from the coding sequence ATGCCTGACAGACGCTTTTTCCCGCTCCGCCGCTCCTCGCTCCGCGAGGGTTGCACCGTCGCGATCGCGGCGGCCGGCATCGTCGCCGTGGCCGCCTCCTCCGCCGTCTCGGTGGCCGACGACAGCGTCCCGTCTCGCATCGCACTGGTCGCCGACCGGCACCTGGCCGCCCAGCCCGTCGCCGCAGCCCTCCCGGCGCCCATGCCCGCCCCGCTGCCCGCACCCGAGCCCGAGCCGATCCCGGCGCCGATGCCCGCGCCGACCTACCCGGACAACCTGGACGGCTGGATCCGCCAGGCGCTCGACATCATGGCGGCGAACAACATCCCGGGCAGCTACGACGGCATCCTCCGCAACGTGATGCGCGAGTCCACCGGAAACCCGCAGGCGATCAATCTGTGGGACTCCAACGCCGCCGCGGGCATCCCGTCCAAGGGCCTGCTCCAGGTGATCGATCCGACCTTCCGCGCCTACCACGTCGAAGGCACCTCCTGGGACATCTACGACCCGGTCGCCAACATCGCCGCCGCCTGCAACTACGCGGCGCGCACCTACGGCTCGATGGACAACGTGCACGGCGCGTACTGA
- a CDS encoding nitroreductase family deazaflavin-dependent oxidoreductase: protein MSIADLGARMLQTRWAVRAPILLYRAGLGFLFGSRLLMLQHVGRRSGAARFVVLEVVDRPSAGHYIVVSGFGAKAQWYRNIHAEPRVRVSTGTKRAVPATATPMTEAESAAALERYTAHHPRAWKNLRATIERATGAPVGTLPMVELTLQAH, encoded by the coding sequence ATGTCCATCGCCGACCTCGGTGCCCGTATGTTGCAGACCCGGTGGGCGGTGCGGGCACCGATCCTGCTCTACCGCGCGGGTCTCGGATTCCTGTTCGGTTCCCGTCTGCTGATGCTCCAGCATGTCGGACGCCGCAGCGGCGCAGCACGATTCGTGGTGCTCGAGGTCGTCGATCGCCCCTCGGCCGGCCACTACATCGTGGTGTCCGGATTCGGCGCGAAAGCCCAGTGGTACCGCAATATTCATGCCGAGCCCCGGGTGCGCGTCTCCACGGGCACGAAACGCGCGGTCCCCGCTACCGCAACGCCGATGACCGAAGCGGAATCGGCCGCCGCACTAGAGCGCTACACCGCACACCACCCCCGCGCCTGGAAGAACCTGCGCGCCACCATCGAACGAGCCACCGGTGCCCCGGTCGGCACCTTACCCATGGTCGAGCTGACGTTGCAGGCGCATTGA
- a CDS encoding class I SAM-dependent methyltransferase, whose amino-acid sequence MVSLGEVQETLLIPLYGRAIDARQRRSVLHDRKAIELVEAIDYDFTKFRGPSLAGSVLRASIFDEYVRGFLREHPEGTVVDLGCGLSTRFDRLDNGRLRWFDLDVADTMALRRKFFDDGERYTMIAGSIFDTDWYTQVTERSGPVFLLSEAVLLYFPDEQVRTTLKRFAATFPSSPLAFDTGGTMMMNSQDRNPVFKAVPARMKWICDDPAELEQCGLRLRESRTFATPQPAVARTWPARYRYGLKAFGWTTPVKTYRLNLFSTVGRV is encoded by the coding sequence ATGGTGTCGTTGGGCGAAGTCCAGGAAACGCTGCTGATCCCGCTGTACGGACGGGCGATCGACGCCCGGCAGCGCCGGAGCGTGCTGCACGACCGTAAGGCGATCGAACTCGTCGAGGCGATCGACTACGACTTCACCAAGTTCCGCGGACCGTCGCTCGCCGGATCGGTGCTGCGGGCCTCGATCTTCGACGAGTACGTGCGCGGGTTCCTGCGCGAGCATCCCGAGGGCACGGTCGTCGACCTGGGCTGCGGCCTGTCGACCAGGTTCGATCGCCTGGACAACGGCCGGCTGCGCTGGTTCGATCTGGACGTCGCGGACACGATGGCGTTGCGGCGCAAGTTCTTCGACGACGGCGAGCGCTACACCATGATCGCCGGGTCGATCTTCGACACGGACTGGTACACACAGGTCACCGAGCGGTCCGGGCCGGTGTTCCTGCTGAGCGAGGCGGTACTGCTCTATTTCCCCGACGAGCAGGTGCGCACCACGCTGAAACGGTTCGCCGCGACGTTCCCGTCGAGTCCGCTCGCCTTCGATACCGGCGGGACCATGATGATGAACAGCCAGGATCGCAATCCGGTGTTCAAAGCGGTTCCCGCGCGGATGAAATGGATCTGCGACGACCCCGCGGAACTCGAACAGTGCGGTCTGCGGCTACGCGAATCGCGCACGTTCGCGACACCCCAGCCCGCCGTCGCCCGGACCTGGCCGGCCCGATACCGCTACGGCCTCAAAGCCTTCGGCTGGACGACGCCGGTGAAGACGTATCGGCTCAACCTATTCAGCACCGTCGGACGGGTCTGA
- a CDS encoding MarR family winged helix-turn-helix transcriptional regulator produces MEWLSDEEQVTWTAYVRMRQRLDAALAAGLTKDGVSAADYELMVALSAAPGDCLRAKDLAAEVCWEKSRLSKHLARMDARGLVDRQPVAEDARGVLVQLTPAGRRLLERAAPNHVRLVREIFIDCVDPAEAEAIQALSDKVVTAVEESSVGTRQAS; encoded by the coding sequence ATGGAGTGGCTCAGTGATGAGGAGCAGGTGACGTGGACGGCGTACGTCCGCATGCGGCAGCGGCTGGACGCGGCGCTGGCCGCCGGCCTGACCAAGGACGGCGTGTCCGCGGCGGACTACGAGCTGATGGTCGCACTGTCGGCCGCGCCGGGTGACTGCTTACGGGCCAAGGATCTCGCGGCCGAGGTCTGCTGGGAGAAGAGCAGGCTGTCCAAGCATCTGGCACGGATGGACGCGCGCGGACTCGTCGATCGGCAGCCGGTGGCCGAGGACGCGCGCGGCGTGCTCGTCCAGCTGACTCCGGCGGGCCGCCGCCTGCTCGAACGCGCGGCCCCCAATCACGTCCGATTGGTCCGGGAGATATTCATCGATTGCGTGGATCCCGCTGAGGCCGAAGCGATTCAGGCGCTCTCGGACAAGGTCGTCACCGCGGTCGAGGAGTCCTCGGTCGGCACCCGTCAGGCGTCCTAG
- a CDS encoding TetR/AcrR family transcriptional regulator, translating into MLAETRVKLLVAAREHFGEHGYASTSMDELTASVGLTRGALYHHFGGKNGLLAAVVDTLDAELDAELNRLSAAESDPLVALEKRCRADLEVSARPDIQRILFQDAPAVLGRTVDAEHSHCVESMSALIERAQAEGMVAAEVEPRSLAVLINGALIDASRWIASTPAPENARRQDETLTAVSVLIRALRL; encoded by the coding sequence ATGCTCGCAGAGACGCGGGTGAAACTGCTGGTAGCCGCCCGTGAACACTTCGGCGAGCACGGCTACGCGTCCACTTCCATGGACGAGCTCACCGCGTCCGTCGGCCTGACCCGTGGCGCCCTCTACCACCACTTCGGCGGCAAGAACGGCCTACTCGCCGCGGTGGTAGACACCCTCGACGCCGAGTTGGACGCCGAGCTGAACCGGCTCTCTGCGGCCGAGTCCGACCCGCTCGTCGCGCTCGAAAAGCGGTGCCGCGCCGATCTCGAGGTCTCGGCGCGGCCGGATATCCAACGCATTCTGTTCCAGGACGCGCCAGCGGTGCTCGGTCGTACGGTCGACGCGGAACACAGCCACTGTGTCGAGTCGATGTCGGCGCTCATCGAGCGAGCGCAGGCCGAGGGCATGGTCGCCGCCGAGGTCGAGCCCCGCAGTCTCGCCGTGCTCATCAACGGTGCGCTGATCGATGCGTCTCGCTGGATCGCGTCTACGCCTGCCCCGGAAAACGCCCGCCGTCAGGACGAAACCCTCACCGCCGTATCGGTTTTGATCCGAGCTCTGCGGCTGTAG
- a CDS encoding class I SAM-dependent methyltransferase, whose translation MSTTWVDTLLRQTRRLGEFPYPHQAAFLLDNPVRRFISNPRSVIERLELAGTEQVLELGPGPGFYSLELARELTGGRLELFDIQPQMLNKVRRKLGRAGCANVGFHSGDAGAGLPFADGQFDLAFLAAVIGEVPDRAACVRALARVIKPGGQLVFYEYFPDPDRLSAEELRKLAEPEGFSFRDDRGDRWSDLIRFTRSAPSSIAAGPE comes from the coding sequence ATGTCGACTACCTGGGTAGATACCCTGTTACGGCAAACACGACGACTAGGCGAGTTCCCCTACCCCCACCAGGCCGCGTTCCTGCTGGACAATCCCGTGCGCCGGTTCATCTCGAACCCGCGGTCGGTGATCGAACGGCTCGAGTTGGCCGGGACCGAACAGGTCTTGGAACTCGGCCCCGGTCCTGGCTTCTACAGCCTCGAACTGGCCAGGGAACTCACCGGCGGCAGGCTCGAACTCTTCGATATCCAGCCGCAGATGCTAAACAAGGTGCGCCGCAAACTCGGCCGGGCGGGCTGCGCCAATGTGGGCTTCCACAGTGGTGACGCGGGCGCCGGTCTGCCCTTCGCCGACGGGCAATTCGATCTCGCGTTCCTCGCGGCGGTGATCGGCGAGGTTCCGGACCGCGCCGCCTGTGTGCGCGCCCTCGCTCGCGTCATCAAACCCGGCGGCCAACTCGTCTTCTACGAGTACTTCCCCGATCCGGACCGTTTGAGCGCGGAAGAGTTGCGGAAACTCGCTGAGCCGGAGGGCTTTTCCTTCCGTGACGACCGCGGCGACCGATGGAGCGACCTCATCCGATTCACCCGTTCCGCGCCGTCCAGTATCGCGGCCGGACCCGAATAA
- a CDS encoding DUF1992 domain-containing protein: MTERKPASLDFESWIDKQIREATERGEFRNLPGAGKPIPRGSDDENWWLKGYLRKEGVRGDALLPPSILLRRDIERLPETVRELQSERAVRETVRELNKRVVDWLRLPHGPYVQVAPVDTEEIVEQWRAGRRKPQRPAPAPVAPPEQPGVSWWRRLFGR, translated from the coding sequence ATGACCGAGCGCAAGCCCGCGAGCCTCGATTTCGAATCGTGGATCGACAAGCAGATCCGCGAGGCGACCGAGCGCGGCGAATTCCGGAACCTGCCCGGCGCGGGCAAGCCGATCCCGCGCGGTAGCGACGACGAGAACTGGTGGCTGAAGGGCTATCTCCGCAAGGAGGGCGTGCGCGGCGACGCATTGCTGCCGCCGTCGATCCTGCTGCGACGCGATATCGAACGGCTGCCGGAGACCGTGCGCGAACTGCAGTCCGAGCGCGCCGTCCGGGAGACGGTGCGCGAGCTCAACAAGCGGGTCGTCGACTGGTTGCGCCTGCCGCACGGCCCGTACGTGCAGGTCGCGCCGGTGGACACCGAAGAGATCGTCGAGCAGTGGCGCGCCGGACGCCGCAAGCCGCAGCGCCCGGCGCCCGCCCCGGTGGCGCCGCCCGAGCAGCCCGGCGTCAGCTGGTGGCGTCGGCTCTTCGGCCGCTAG